The Nostoc sp. 'Lobaria pulmonaria (5183) cyanobiont' genome window below encodes:
- a CDS encoding DUF1499 domain-containing protein → MSRLLTVFRQRFLRSIAFAILLTLISSLILPGATWAASSLGVNNGHLSSCPASNNCVVSQNADAKHAIDPIPYHVDRNAAREVLLKVLGVVPRTEIVEQTDNYIHALSKSRIFKFVDDVEFYLPANESVIHLRSASRVGESDLGVNRRRAEQIRLALRDLNI, encoded by the coding sequence ATGTCCCGTCTGCTAACAGTCTTCCGGCAGCGATTCTTGCGGAGTATCGCTTTTGCAATACTCTTAACTTTGATTAGTAGTTTAATACTTCCTGGGGCTACTTGGGCGGCTTCTAGCTTGGGAGTTAATAATGGTCATCTTAGTTCTTGTCCGGCTTCAAACAACTGTGTTGTCAGTCAAAACGCAGATGCCAAACACGCCATCGACCCGATTCCTTATCATGTAGACCGCAATGCAGCTAGAGAAGTCTTACTAAAAGTTCTCGGCGTTGTTCCCCGTACAGAAATTGTAGAACAAACAGATAATTATATCCACGCTCTTTCTAAAAGCCGCATCTTCAAATTTGTTGATGATGTAGAATTTTATTTACCTGCTAATGAGTCAGTAATTCATCTGCGATCGGCTTCTCGCGTGGGAGAATCTGATCTTGGTGTCAACCGTAGACGAGCCGAGCAAATTCGTCTGGCTCTACGAGATTTAAACATTTAA
- the hisC gene encoding histidinol-phosphate transaminase, which yields MTNYFRSNVDAMASYVPGEQPQRGTQIIKLNSNENPYPPSPAALAVLRNIDGEWLRRYPEPFGGEFRQAASKVLGVPSDWIIVGNGSDELLSVVIRACAEPGKKVVYPMPTYVLYRTLTEMQAAEIIEIPYSKDYSLPKDELVAANGAVTFIASPNSPSGHLVATNDLRKLASQLSGVLAIDEAYIDFTEENALALVKEYENVIVIRTLSKGYSLAGLRLGFGVANPKLLQGLFKVKDSYNIDAIACAIGTAAIADQAYKNACVAKIKASRTKLATDLKQLGFHIWDSQANFLLAQPREGNAEYLYQKLKEQGILIRYFKQPGLDDKLRITVGTDEQNQALVEALTNL from the coding sequence ATGACTAACTACTTTCGCTCCAATGTTGATGCAATGGCTAGCTATGTTCCTGGTGAGCAGCCTCAACGCGGTACACAAATTATTAAACTTAATAGCAATGAAAACCCCTATCCTCCTTCTCCTGCGGCATTAGCTGTGCTACGGAATATTGATGGTGAGTGGTTGCGGCGGTATCCAGAACCTTTTGGGGGGGAGTTTCGGCAAGCTGCAAGTAAAGTTTTAGGAGTTCCTAGTGATTGGATAATTGTCGGAAATGGCAGTGACGAATTGTTGAGTGTAGTAATTCGAGCTTGTGCAGAACCTGGGAAGAAGGTAGTTTATCCGATGCCTACTTACGTGCTATATCGCACATTAACAGAAATGCAAGCGGCGGAAATTATTGAGATTCCCTACAGCAAAGACTACAGCTTACCAAAGGACGAACTAGTTGCTGCTAATGGGGCGGTAACATTTATTGCGTCGCCCAATAGTCCATCGGGGCATCTGGTAGCAACAAATGATTTACGAAAATTAGCCAGCCAGTTATCTGGAGTTTTAGCGATCGATGAAGCATACATAGATTTTACCGAAGAGAACGCATTGGCTTTGGTTAAGGAATACGAAAACGTCATCGTGATTCGCACATTATCTAAGGGGTACTCGTTGGCAGGATTGCGATTGGGCTTTGGGGTGGCGAATCCTAAACTGTTGCAGGGATTGTTTAAGGTTAAAGATAGCTATAACATTGATGCGATCGCTTGTGCAATTGGTACGGCTGCGATCGCTGACCAAGCTTATAAAAATGCTTGTGTAGCCAAGATTAAAGCATCACGGACTAAGTTAGCAACAGACTTGAAACAATTAGGTTTTCATATCTGGGATTCCCAAGCTAACTTTTTGCTGGCACAGCCAAGAGAAGGAAACGCAGAATATCTCTATCAAAAACTGAAGGAACAGGGAATTTTAATCCGCTATTTCAAGCAGCCCGGACTAGATGATAAATTACGCATCACTGTGGGGACAGATGAGCAAAATCAGGCTTTAGTAGAGGCACTAACAAACCTTTAA
- a CDS encoding caspase family protein, with the protein MKRRTFLERIGSILAVLGITEAEWLSLGNRYYQALAQPSPRKLALLIGINQYPKIPALSGCLTDVELQRELLIYRFGFQGSDILTLTEEEASREFIEAAFLDRLGKQAKPDDLVVFHFSGYGSRVKLDTSPETMQNALVTANASLISQEEKIVNYILEETLLLLLRSLPTDRVTAVLDTSYYAPTPVLGLKSRALPESVEAKLAAEELDFLQQLKTQKLHSTPIVLAASSNPKQSAREELFAGFSAGLFTYALTQYLWEFTPTTRIQVALSYMENSLSKLGSKQQPALLSSQKNQHLTSLPPDGIIGAEGAVTAIEEDGKTVHLWLAGLPPQVLLYYGVNSRFTLATTTEELVLRSRTGLTAKAQISQIEGANPLQVGQLVQEAVRVLLRKIHLIIALDTGLERIERVDATSAFAAFPHVSTVVAGEKPADYLFAKLQQTPSRYGLFSLSGELISNATGEAGEAVKSTVQKLAPKLSTLLAAKLWRLTENQGSSRLALKTTLEIINNISPRVIMQRETVRTFKTETSIQKSLPTPIVPIGSQMQYRVENQSDRPVYLILLGLNNNHTAIAFYSWETPQEPNTADTNPVLKQIVISPGETLTLPQTNTASEWVISGPASECEHQLIFSTAPFNGTLAALNTAKYSTAEEGPIGPLLNSLDVVQALLQDLHNASALKTDMNSTAADSHSLDVNNWASLSFSFQVL; encoded by the coding sequence ATGAAACGTCGCACGTTTTTAGAGAGAATTGGCTCAATACTCGCGGTATTGGGGATAACTGAAGCTGAGTGGTTGTCTTTGGGAAATCGCTATTATCAGGCTTTGGCACAACCCAGTCCGCGCAAATTGGCATTGTTAATAGGTATTAACCAATACCCCAAAATTCCAGCCCTCAGTGGTTGTCTGACGGATGTGGAACTACAAAGAGAACTTTTGATTTATCGCTTTGGTTTCCAAGGGTCAGATATCTTAACTTTAACTGAGGAAGAAGCTAGTAGGGAATTCATTGAGGCGGCTTTTTTGGATCGCTTGGGTAAGCAAGCTAAACCCGATGATCTGGTCGTCTTTCACTTTAGCGGTTATGGCAGCCGTGTCAAATTGGATACATCGCCAGAGACAATGCAAAATGCTCTGGTGACAGCTAATGCTAGTCTAATTTCACAAGAAGAGAAAATAGTCAACTATATATTAGAAGAAACTCTACTACTATTATTGCGATCGCTCCCTACAGATCGAGTCACAGCAGTATTAGATACTAGCTATTATGCGCCAACCCCAGTATTAGGATTAAAAAGTCGCGCCCTTCCAGAATCAGTAGAGGCAAAGCTAGCAGCAGAAGAACTTGACTTTCTCCAACAACTTAAAACTCAGAAGTTACACAGCACGCCGATTGTCTTAGCAGCTAGCTCAAATCCTAAGCAGTCGGCGAGGGAAGAACTCTTTGCTGGTTTTAGTGCTGGGTTATTTACCTACGCCTTGACGCAGTATTTGTGGGAATTCACCCCAACTACCAGAATTCAAGTCGCTCTCTCTTATATGGAAAATTCTCTATCCAAATTGGGTAGTAAACAGCAACCAGCGTTATTAAGTAGTCAGAAAAATCAACATCTAACGTCTCTACCACCAGACGGTATTATTGGTGCAGAAGGCGCAGTGACAGCAATTGAAGAAGATGGCAAAACAGTCCATCTGTGGTTAGCAGGATTACCCCCCCAAGTGCTGCTATACTACGGAGTTAATTCTCGATTCACCTTAGCAACAACAACAGAAGAATTAGTATTGCGATCGCGGACTGGGTTAACAGCAAAAGCGCAAATTTCCCAAATAGAAGGTGCAAATCCCCTACAAGTCGGGCAACTTGTCCAAGAAGCAGTCCGGGTTTTACTCCGAAAGATCCATTTAATAATTGCTTTAGATACTGGATTGGAAAGAATTGAGCGCGTAGACGCTACAAGTGCCTTTGCTGCATTTCCCCATGTCTCCACCGTAGTCGCAGGAGAAAAACCGGCTGATTATTTATTTGCCAAACTACAGCAAACACCTAGTCGCTATGGTTTATTTTCTCTTAGTGGCGAACTAATTTCCAATGCCACGGGGGAAGCAGGAGAAGCAGTAAAATCAACAGTGCAAAAGTTAGCGCCAAAATTATCAACCTTGTTAGCAGCTAAGTTATGGCGACTGACAGAAAATCAAGGTTCTTCCCGCTTGGCTCTCAAGACAACCTTAGAAATAATTAACAATATATCGCCTCGCGTGATCATGCAGCGCGAAACAGTACGAACTTTCAAAACAGAAACTTCGATTCAAAAATCACTCCCTACTCCGATTGTCCCTATCGGTAGTCAAATGCAATATCGGGTAGAAAACCAGAGCGATCGCCCAGTATATTTAATCTTGCTGGGATTAAACAATAATCATACAGCGATCGCCTTCTATTCTTGGGAAACCCCCCAAGAACCAAACACTGCGGACACCAACCCCGTCCTTAAACAAATCGTCATCTCTCCAGGTGAAACCCTCACCCTACCCCAAACTAATACTGCTTCCGAATGGGTGATTTCAGGCCCAGCTTCTGAGTGCGAACACCAACTGATTTTTAGTACTGCCCCCTTTAACGGAACTCTCGCCGCCTTGAACACGGCCAAGTATTCCACAGCCGAAGAAGGGCCAATTGGCCCATTGTTGAATTCCTTAGACGTTGTACAAGCCTTGCTACAAGACCTACATAACGCTAGTGCCCTCAAAACAGATATGAACAGCACAGCAGCCGATTCACATAGCTTGGATGTGAATAATTGGGCAAGTCTTAGCTTTAGTTTTCAAGTGCTGTAA
- the sat gene encoding sulfate adenylyltransferase, translating to MSHNPDAIAPHGGQLVNRIATPEQRAEFLSKADFLPRVQLDDRAVSDLEMIAIGAFSPLTGFMNQEDYDRTVTEMRLANGLVWSIPITLSVSEEVASPLPEGGLIRLDNSIGEFIGVLQLTQKYDYDKIREAIKVYRTNDVNHPGVQVLYNQGTVNLAGDIWLLQREPHPQFPSYQIDPAASRQLFQDKGWKTIVGFQTRNPIHRAHEYIQKCALEIVDGLFLHPLVGATKEDDIAADVRMRCYEILLEHYYPLDRVTLAINPAAMRYAGPREAIFHALVRKNYGCTHFIVGRDHAGVGDYYGTYDAQYIFDEFAPSELGIVPMKFEHAFYCMRTKQMATSKTSPSRPEERIHLSGTKVREMLRRGELPPPEFSRPEVAAELARAMRIEVPA from the coding sequence TTGAGTCACAATCCAGATGCCATAGCTCCCCACGGTGGACAGTTGGTTAACCGTATCGCCACACCAGAACAAAGAGCAGAGTTTCTCTCAAAAGCTGACTTTTTGCCGCGAGTGCAACTTGACGATCGCGCCGTTTCCGATCTAGAAATGATTGCGATCGGTGCTTTTAGTCCACTCACGGGTTTTATGAACCAAGAAGACTACGATCGCACTGTCACAGAAATGCGATTAGCTAACGGTCTTGTGTGGTCAATCCCGATTACACTATCGGTAAGCGAAGAAGTAGCTTCACCGTTGCCAGAAGGCGGCTTAATCCGTCTGGATAACTCGATAGGCGAATTTATCGGAGTTTTGCAACTTACGCAAAAATATGACTACGACAAAATCCGCGAAGCAATAAAAGTCTACCGTACTAATGATGTCAATCATCCCGGCGTGCAGGTACTCTATAACCAAGGTACTGTAAATCTGGCGGGTGATATTTGGTTGTTGCAACGCGAACCTCATCCCCAGTTTCCCAGTTACCAAATCGATCCAGCGGCCTCACGGCAACTATTTCAAGACAAAGGTTGGAAAACCATCGTCGGCTTTCAAACTCGCAACCCCATCCACCGCGCCCATGAATATATTCAAAAGTGCGCCTTAGAAATCGTTGATGGTCTATTTTTGCACCCATTAGTCGGGGCGACAAAAGAGGACGATATTGCTGCTGACGTGCGGATGCGTTGTTATGAAATTTTGCTAGAACACTACTACCCCTTAGACCGGGTAACTTTGGCAATTAATCCAGCTGCAATGCGTTATGCTGGGCCTCGTGAAGCCATATTCCATGCTTTAGTCCGCAAAAACTACGGCTGTACTCACTTTATCGTCGGACGAGATCATGCTGGTGTTGGTGACTATTACGGCACTTACGATGCTCAGTATATCTTTGATGAATTTGCGCCAAGTGAATTAGGCATTGTGCCGATGAAATTTGAACACGCTTTTTACTGCATGCGCACTAAGCAGATGGCAACATCTAAAACCAGTCCCAGCAGGCCAGAAGAACGTATTCACCTATCAGGAACAAAAGTTAGGGAAATGCTGCGGCGCGGTGAGTTACCTCCACCAGAATTTTCTCGTCCAGAGGTAGCAGCAGAGTTGGCGCGGGCAATGCGGATAGAAGTACCAGCTTAG
- a CDS encoding tetratricopeptide repeat protein, whose protein sequence is MLSYLRVLTSALLRPLRAIRRFVKFLIKQEYQADGVRHLNLGLDLYNQELYHDALKQFSQALSYFQRIQDLKNEGTTLSNIGSAYRRIGQYSNALENYQKALSLHLEVRDRKMEGKTLCGIGAVYSLLGQYSEALQHYNQSLIISREVGHLSNEAATLSHTGLIYERLGQPQKALEIYQEALKIYRSQNHLNGEASVLNNIGQIYNDLSQYPEALELHHQSLNIQIENNHLSGQASSLNNIGCVYRQMGQYTEALEHYKKALKIFKKLDDRANEATALNNFGGIYDQTGQYQEALKYYHQALSISREIGAQQDEGTTLNNIGAVYSFLEEFPKALQYYEEALSLHRQIGDFGGQSTTLNNIGHIYFRYGNYTTALECYQEALVIASKMGARDTEATVLSNLGLLNASLKDFEKALNYYELALALRREIKARPGQAETLYLIGDVYCDLGNYSKAQNYLQEALAISKEIGDSLSESNTLSILGLMYKHLKEYEKAIKCYQQSLIICKGLGNRMTELQNIEHIGELFLELKQHSKALKYYQQALAVAKEQGYQNNEDKIIDIINEINSCLSD, encoded by the coding sequence GTGCTATCTTACTTACGTGTGCTAACTTCAGCTTTACTTAGACCATTAAGAGCAATCCGTCGATTCGTTAAGTTTTTAATAAAACAAGAATATCAAGCAGACGGCGTAAGACATTTAAATCTGGGACTTGACTTATATAACCAAGAACTTTATCATGATGCATTAAAACAGTTCAGTCAAGCTTTATCTTATTTTCAAAGAATTCAAGATTTAAAAAATGAAGGTACTACTCTTAGTAATATTGGCAGTGCATATCGTAGGATTGGACAATATTCAAATGCTTTAGAGAACTATCAAAAAGCGCTTTCTCTTCATCTTGAGGTCAGGGATCGCAAAATGGAAGGAAAAACACTTTGTGGTATTGGGGCAGTGTATTCTTTATTAGGACAATATTCAGAAGCGCTACAGCACTATAATCAGTCTTTAATAATTAGTAGAGAAGTAGGCCATCTATCTAATGAAGCTGCTACTCTCAGTCATACTGGCTTAATTTATGAAAGGCTTGGACAACCTCAAAAAGCCTTAGAAATATATCAAGAGGCACTAAAAATTTACAGGAGTCAAAATCATCTAAATGGTGAAGCATCTGTTCTTAACAATATAGGACAAATTTACAATGACTTAAGCCAATATCCAGAAGCATTAGAGCTACATCATCAAAGTCTTAATATCCAGATAGAAAATAATCATTTATCAGGCCAAGCTTCTTCGCTGAATAATATAGGATGTGTTTATCGCCAGATGGGACAATATACAGAAGCGCTAGAACACTATAAAAAAGCTTTAAAAATTTTCAAAAAATTAGATGATCGTGCCAACGAAGCTACAGCCCTCAATAATTTTGGAGGTATTTATGATCAGACAGGACAGTATCAAGAGGCATTAAAATATTATCACCAAGCTTTATCAATTAGTCGAGAAATAGGAGCGCAACAAGACGAAGGTACTACTTTAAATAACATTGGAGCCGTTTATAGTTTTCTAGAAGAATTCCCCAAAGCACTTCAATACTATGAAGAAGCTTTAAGCCTACATCGGCAGATTGGTGATTTTGGTGGTCAAAGTACAACCCTCAATAATATAGGTCATATATATTTTCGTTATGGAAATTATACAACAGCTTTAGAATGCTATCAAGAAGCACTAGTAATAGCGAGTAAAATGGGCGCTCGCGACACAGAGGCTACTGTTTTGAGTAATCTTGGGTTACTTAACGCTAGTTTAAAAGACTTTGAAAAAGCATTAAACTATTACGAGCTTGCATTAGCACTTCGACGAGAAATTAAGGCTCGTCCAGGCCAGGCAGAGACTCTTTATCTCATAGGTGATGTCTATTGCGATTTAGGAAATTACTCAAAAGCACAAAATTATCTTCAAGAAGCTCTAGCAATTAGTAAAGAAATTGGAGATAGTCTGAGTGAGAGTAATACTCTTAGCATTTTAGGGTTGATGTATAAACATTTGAAAGAGTATGAAAAAGCTATAAAATGCTATCAGCAATCTTTAATTATTTGTAAAGGATTAGGCAATCGGATGACTGAACTTCAAAATATTGAACATATAGGCGAACTA